One Vitis riparia cultivar Riparia Gloire de Montpellier isolate 1030 chromosome 4, EGFV_Vit.rip_1.0, whole genome shotgun sequence genomic window carries:
- the LOC117912641 gene encoding uncharacterized protein LOC117912641 isoform X1, whose protein sequence is MPTILWFCLASSHLSFLLQRDSTMATTLWILSLSLSLSLSLVFLSVSADTHKSVTDNPADELVATLNNNRTAHKESALYDNPGLACIALQYIKAYQGSCGDVGGEDAKKPAESQFAETFAPNCGVQVSSLTQITGRLLGCETKYVSPAEAFSEILMKNSKSLEILYSKNHTELGAAVSGSDGGAPYFWCVLFSNGKSNSSFVLDGGVAKISKPGCFSGANDQCSSADDWSQTRRLWPYAAGLLIALGYAFG, encoded by the exons ATGCCGACGATTCTCTGGTTCTGTCTTGCCAGCTCTCATCTCTCTTTTCTTCTGCAGAGAGATTCGACAATGGCGACTACTCTATGGATTCTCTCGCTCTcgctctccctctccctctccctcgtCTTCCTCTCTGTTTCTGCTGATACTCACA AAAGTGTAACTGATAACCCTGCTGACGAGCTGGTTGCCACACTAAACAATAACAGGACTGCACACAAGGAATCAGCCCTTTACGACAATCCAGGCCTGGCTTGCATTGCTCTACAATACATAAAAGCATACCAAGGCAGTTGTGGTGATGTGGGGGGTGAGGATGCCAAGAAGCCTGCAGAATCTCAATTTGCTGAAACTTTTGCTCCCAACTGTGGTGTGCAGGTCTCAAGCCTCACCCAAATCACTGGCCGTTTACTTGGCTGCGAGACCAAATATGTCAGCCCCGCTGAAGCATTCTCAGAAATTCTAATGAAAAACAGTAAGAGCTTGGAAATTCTTTACAGTAAGAACCACACAGAATTAGGAGCTGCAGTGAGTGGCTCTGATGGTGGAGCTCCCTACTTCTGGTGTGTGCTGTTCAGCAACGGCAAAAGCAATAGCAGCTTTGTTTTGGATGGAGGCGTAGCAAAGATATCAAAACCTGGGTGCTTCAGCGGTGCAAATGATCAGTGCAGCAGTGCAGATGATTGGTCACAAACCCGTCGCTTGTGGCCCTATGCCGCTGGATTATTGATTGCACTGGGATATGCCTTTggctga
- the LOC117912641 gene encoding uncharacterized protein LOC117912641 isoform X2, producing MVDRRNSESVTDNPADELVATLNNNRTAHKESALYDNPGLACIALQYIKAYQGSCGDVGGEDAKKPAESQFAETFAPNCGVQVSSLTQITGRLLGCETKYVSPAEAFSEILMKNSKSLEILYSKNHTELGAAVSGSDGGAPYFWCVLFSNGKSNSSFVLDGGVAKISKPGCFSGANDQCSSADDWSQTRRLWPYAAGLLIALGYAFG from the exons ATGGTAGATCGTCGAAACTCCG AAAGTGTAACTGATAACCCTGCTGACGAGCTGGTTGCCACACTAAACAATAACAGGACTGCACACAAGGAATCAGCCCTTTACGACAATCCAGGCCTGGCTTGCATTGCTCTACAATACATAAAAGCATACCAAGGCAGTTGTGGTGATGTGGGGGGTGAGGATGCCAAGAAGCCTGCAGAATCTCAATTTGCTGAAACTTTTGCTCCCAACTGTGGTGTGCAGGTCTCAAGCCTCACCCAAATCACTGGCCGTTTACTTGGCTGCGAGACCAAATATGTCAGCCCCGCTGAAGCATTCTCAGAAATTCTAATGAAAAACAGTAAGAGCTTGGAAATTCTTTACAGTAAGAACCACACAGAATTAGGAGCTGCAGTGAGTGGCTCTGATGGTGGAGCTCCCTACTTCTGGTGTGTGCTGTTCAGCAACGGCAAAAGCAATAGCAGCTTTGTTTTGGATGGAGGCGTAGCAAAGATATCAAAACCTGGGTGCTTCAGCGGTGCAAATGATCAGTGCAGCAGTGCAGATGATTGGTCACAAACCCGTCGCTTGTGGCCCTATGCCGCTGGATTATTGATTGCACTGGGATATGCCTTTggctga